The DNA region ATTATGACGACTTTGCTTAAAGCAGATACAGGACGAGTTGTGATCAACGGATTTGATGTTGAAGAAAACCCAAGGAATATTAGAGACTCTATCAGCCTTACCGGTCAGTTTGCTGCGATAGATGAAATATTAACCGGACGTGAAAATCTTGAAATGATAGCAAAACTGAGACATCTTGAAAATCCAAAGGAAGTTGCAGATGGATTAATTCATCGTTTTGGCATGTGTGAAGCATCAGAACGTAGAGTCAGTACCTACTCTGGGGGCATGAAAAGGCGAATAGACATAGCAATGAGCCTAGTTGGAAATCCAAAGATTATTTTTCTAGATGAGCCAACGACAGGTCTTGATCCTGAAGCACGGTTAGAAGTATGGAAGATTATAAAAGCGTTATCCGCTTCAGGCACAACAATATTTTTAACCACGCAATATTTAGAAGAAGCTGAGAAGTTAGCAGATCAAATTGCCATTCTTCATAGTGGAAAAATTATTGTACAAGATACATTGGAAGGGCTCAAAAAATTAATACCTCCAGCAAAGGTAGAATATATAGAGAAACAACCCACATTAGAAGAAGTATTTCTAGCGATCATTGGTAAAAAGGAGGATAATTAAATGGGATTATTTAATAATTATTATATGAATGACATACGTGTTATGTTTGGACGTTCTATGCGACATGTTTTTAGAAGTATGGATACAATTATTACAGTTAGTATAACACCAATTGTAATTATGCTATTATTTGTTTATGTATTTGGTGGGGCAATTCAGATAGGAACGGAAAATTATATTGATTACCTATTACCAGGGATTATGTTAATGACTATTGGTAGTGGGATTGCATATGTTGCATACCGTTTATTTATTGATAAACAACGCGGTATATTTGAGCGTTTTCATTCTATGCCAATAGCGCGTTCTACTGTATTATGGGGTCATGTATTAACCTCAATCATATCTAATGGCATTTCAGTAGTGGTGATTATACTTGTTGCTTTATTAATGGGTTTTCGTTCTTCAGCTGGTATCATTGAATGGCTATCCGTATTTGGCATACTTGGCATATTTACACTTGCTTTGACCTGGGTTGCAGTTATTGCTGGACTTGCAGCAAAAACACCGGATGGTGCTGGAGCATTCTCCTACCCAATTATCTTTTTGCCTTTTATCAGTTCAGCCTTTGTACCGACAAAAATGATGCCTACAGGCGTACGTATTTTTGCAGAAAACCAACCGGTAACCCCGATAGTTGAAGCTATTCGTGCTTTACTGTCAAACCAACAAGTTGGATCCGATATTTGGGTTGCTCTTGCTTGGTGTGTCGCTATAATAATTCTAGCTTATATCTTTGCAATGAGACTATATAAACGCATATAGGTATTGATAGGTATTGATAAAACAATCAATCGTCTTCAGGATTGTCAAAAATAATAATTAATGATAAAATAGCCTGAGACAAGTTGTTTGAATCAGTATCAAAAAATAGGAATGAAGGAGCAATACCCATATGTCTGGACATTCAAAGTTTGCCAATATCAAGCATAGAAAAGAAAAAAATGACGCTCAAAAGGGCAAGATTTTCACAAAATTAGGTAGGGAAATCATGGTTGCCGTGAAACAAGGTGGCGCAGATCCAGAGAACAATACAAGACTTAAGGAAATCATCAATAAGGCCAAATCCAACAATATGCCTAACGATACCATCTCCAGAAGTATAAAAAAAGCATCGGGAGAAGCAGGGGATGTCAACTATGAGAACATCACCTATGAAGGTTATGGACCGGGTGGTGTGGCGGTTATGGTGGTTTGTTTAACGGACAATAAGAATCGAACGGCTGCCAATGTGCGACATGCCTTATCCAAATATGGTGGAAACTTAGGAACAACCGGTTGTGTCTCTTTTATGTTTGAGAAAAAAGGACAAATCGTCATTGAAAAATCGGATGATATTGATGAAGATGAATTGATGATGGCGGCAATAGAAGCAGGTGCAGAAGATATGAACACAGAAGAGGAAGGCTATGAGATCCTTATAGAGCCGGATATGTTTAATGAAGTCAACGATACGTTGTCTGACCTAGGTTATAAATTCTTATCAGCAGAAGTCACCATGATGCCATCAACCATGACAGAACTGGGTGGAGATGAGGATACAAAAGCCATTGAAAAAATGTTGGATCAATTAGAAGAAGATGATGACGTTCAAGATGTATACACCAACTGGGACCGTTAATAAGATTAAAGTGTCAAAACTATATAGTTGAACTTTAACCAATAAGTAAGCAATGAGGCTTTCTTGATAAAAACGTTATGTTTTTCGGGATTGCCTTATTCTTTGTACTCTAGGAAAGTCTATGCTATGTAAACGATTAAGGAAGTCTTTCCTGCCGTAACAATTTGCTTCGCAAATCGAGGCGTAGCCTCTTTGTTCTACAAAATATGGTTGTAAGTCAACTTTTATGATAAAATAAATAAGCAAAAGTGAATCAATATCATGTATATAGATACTAGAAAAGAGGTTGTTATGTCAGAGATTAAACGAATGAAGGAATTGGTGGCATTGTTATCCCAAGCTTCCAAAGCTTATTATCAAGAAAACCGTGAAATCATGTCCAACCTTGAATATGATCAGCTTTATGATGAACTTATAGCACTTGAAGAAAAAAAAGGGCTAGTTTTAACAGGTAGTCCAACCAGGCAGGTAGGTTATGAGATTGTAGGTGCCCTTCCGAAAGAAGCTCATAATTCTAGGATGTTATCCTTAGATAAGACCAAAAGCCGTGAAGATCTATTAGCTTGGCTAGGTGAGCATAAGGGTCTGTTATCATGGAAGCTGGATGGCTTAACCCTTGTCTTAACCTATGAAGATGGCGTCCTTATCAAAGGCATTACAAGAGGAAACGGCATTATTGGTGAAGTCATAACCAATAATGTACGCGTTTTTGACAATGTACCCCTTAAAATTAATCAAAAAGGTACTTTGGTTGTAAGAGGGGAAGCGGTCATTAAATATTCTGATTTTGAAAATATTAATGCCCTATTAGACGAAGAAGAACAATATAAGAATCCCAGAAACTTATGCAGTGGTACGGTGAGACAATTAAACAACGCTATTACCGCTAGCCGACATGTCAACTTTTTTGCTTTTCAACTGGTAAGTGGTGAGGGCTTAAAATGGGATTCTAAGTCAGAACAACTGAATTGGCTTGGGGACTTGGGGTTTGATGTGGTTCCCTTCAAAAAAGTGGATCATCATAATCTATTAGCTGAATTGGATGTTTTTGAAAAAGAAATCATGGATAATGACTTTGCATCAGATGGCCTTGTCTTAACCTTTGATTCAAGAGCATATTCTGAAAGTCTTGGTGTTACATCCAAATTCCCAAGACATTCTATTGCTTTTAAGTGGCAAGACGAGATCAAAGAAACTCATTTAAAGGGTGTTGAATGGCGCGCTTCAAGAACCGGACTCATTAATCCGATTGCCCTATTTGACCCGGTGGAGCTTGAAGGCACGACCGTCAGCAGAGCAAGTCTTCATAATGTGAGCATCCTTAAGCAACTTGAGTTAGGCGAAGGTGACATCATAAAAGTCTATAAAGCCAATATGATTATACCTCAGGTTGCAGGTAATCTAACCAGAAGTAATACACTTGAGATTCCTAAGGAATGCCCGATTTGTAAACAGACGACTGAGATCAAAAAAGTTTATGATGTAGAGGTTCTGTACTGTAATAATATGGCGTGTGGCGCAAAGAAAATCAAAGCTTTTGCCCATTTTGTCAGTCGTGACGCTATGAACATCGACGGAATGAGTGAAGCCAGCATTGAAAAACTAGTAGAAATGGGCTTAATCAATACGTTGTCAGATATATTTGAATTGGATCAGCATAAGGATTTGATTGTGAATATGGAAGGCTTTGGTGAAAAATCGTATGAGAATCTCATGGCAGCCATACAAACTTCTAAAAAAGTTAAGCTGGAAAATCTTATATATGCTCTAGGTATTCCAAATGTTGGCTTAAACAATGCCAGATTGCTTTCTAGGTATTTTGATCATAATATTGATAAAATCAAAGACGCTGATGTGGAGACCTTGGCAAACATTGAAGGTTTTGGTGAAATCATAGCCAAATCTTTATATGATTATTTTCATAGTCCGAGTAATATTAGCGTTATAAATGCTTTGTTAAATCATATTGAGATTGAAGAAGTAGAAGATAATAATAAAGAACAGATTTTAAAAGATAAAATATTTGTCATAACGGGTAACCTAGAAACTTATGTTAATAGAAGTGCACTTAAGGATGAAATAGAAGCCTTAGGCGGTAAGGTGACAGGCAGCGTGACAGGTAAAACGACATATTTGATTAATAATGATGTCACTTCAACTTCCGGTAAGAATAAAAAAGCCAAAGAGCTAGGCGTATCCATCATTAATGAGATGGATTATAAAAAACTAATAAAAGAAATATGAGCAGAGCCCATAACGAAGCGAAGCTTCTTTTCTTGATATAAACCGCAAGAAATGGTAGAATGAACGATATCTGACTCTGCATTAGATTAAAGGGTTAAACTGTTGTTCAGTAATCAAAGCAATAGTATTAAGAAAAAATAGAGAACAAATTAGAGAAGAAATTAAGACTTGGAGGTTATGCAATGAAGATTACCAGAGAAGAAGTTGAGCATGTGGCCCATTTGGCACGTCTTAATCTTACAGAAGATGAAAAAATTCAAATGACAAAGGATATGGAAGCCATTATTGGCTTTGCAGATCAAATTAATGCTCTAGAAATTGGAGATGTTATACCTACCGCTCATGTTATTCCAATCAATAATGTATTTAGGGATGATGTGGCCAGACCTTCAATGGACCGAGAAAAATTACTTCGTAACGCACCCAACCAGGAAAATGGGTGCTTTAGTGTACCAAAAGTTGTAGAATAGGAGGCATATCATGTTATATCAGAAATCAGTCAGTGTCTTGCAACATATGCTTCAAAACAAAGAAGTCTCCAGTGAGGAAGTCACCCAGTCTTATTTAGATAGAATCGATGTGGTGGACAAGAAGGTAGGTGCCTATATAACGGTAGCTACAGAGTCGGCTCTAGCGACCGCCAGATCAGTGGATGAGAAAAGAAATAAAGGTGAAGTTCTGTCACCTTTTGCCGGGATACCAATTGGTATCAAAGATAATATGTGTACGGAAGGACTTCGGACCACATGTGCCTCAAAAATGTTGGATAATTTTATCCCACCTTTTGATGCCACTATTATTAATAAAATCAAAGAAAACGATATGATTATCCTAGGCAAGTTGAACATGGATGAGTTTGCTATGGGGTCTTCTACAGAAAATTCCGCTTATCATGTGACCAAAAATCCTTGGCATTTAGATTACGTGCCTGGTGGAAGCTCAGGAGGGTCGGCAGCAGCAGTTGCAGCAGAACTTGCACCCTTTACCCTAGGTTCAGATACCGGTGGTTCCATAAGGCAACCGGCCCACTACTGTGGTGTTGTGGGTATGAAGCCAACTTATGGAAGGGTTTCAAGATATGGCTTAATTGCCTTTGCATCTTCTTTGGATCAGATTGGCCCATTAACAAGAGATGTAAGTGATGCAGCACTAGCTCTGAACTTGATCTGTGGCCATGACAGAATGGATTCAAGTTCGGCTTTTATAGATACACCGGATTTTACTACCTACTTAGATCAGGATATAAAGGGCATGCGTATTGCATTACCTAGAGAATTTATGGGTGAAGGTATTGCAGAAGATGTCAAAGCCAGTATATTAAGTGCCGTTAAGGTTCTGGAGAATATGGGTGCTGTTGTAGATGAAGTACATATGGAAATGACGGAATATGCATTGCCATCCTATTATCTCATCTCCTCGGCAGAAGCATCCTCCAATCTAGCTAGGTTTGATGGCATTAAATACGGTCACCAGGCTGGGGACTATGACACACTTGTAGAACTTTATAAACAAAGTAGAGATGAAGGTTTTGGAGCCGAAGTGAAAAGACGAATTATGCTTGGAACCTATGCCTTAAGTTCCGGTTACTATGATGCCTATTATAAGAAAGCACAGCAGGTTAGAACCTTGATTAAGAACCAGTTTGATCTTCTTTTTGCAGAATATGACCTTGTACTTACTCCGACAGGACCAACGACGGCCTTTAAAATAGGTGCTAAAATCAATAATCCTATCGAGATGTATCTTAATGATATTTGTACGGTTCCTATTAACATAGCAGGTCTTCCTGCAATATCCTTAAACAGTGGCTTCGACCGAATGGGGTTGCCTATTGGCCTGCAATTGATTGGTAAAGGCTTCGATGAAGGCACAATAATAAAGGTAGCACACGCTTACGAACAGGCAAGAGTGCTTGATAAAGTAAGACCGGAATTATAGGAGGACAGATAGCATGGGTTATGAAGATTATGAAATAGTCATGGGTCTAGAAGTTCACTCAGAACTTAAGACCAATACAAAGATATTTTGCGATTGCAAGAATGAATTCGGTGGTGAACCCAATACCCATTGTTGCCCTATTTGTACAGGGATGCCGGGAACGCTACCTGTACTTAACGGAAAAGTTGTGGAATATGCGATTAAGGCAGGTCTTGCAACCAATTGTAAGATTAACCAATTTAGCAAACAAGATAGAAAAAACTATTTCTATCCGGATTTGCCGAAGGCCTATCAAGTTTCTCAATTTGATTTACCTTTATGTTATGAGGGAGAAGTTGAAATTGAAGTTGAGGGAGAGATTAGGAAAATCGGTATCACAAGAATTCATATAGAAGAAGATGCCGGAAAGCTCAATCATGAGATTGGTGGAACCTTGGTGGATTATAATCGTTGTGGCATTCCTTTAATTGAGATTGTGTCAGAACCGGACTTTAGATCACCGGTTGAAGTGGGCATATATATGGAAAAGCTTAGAACCATCTTACTTTATGCGGATGTATCCGATTGTAAAATGAACGAAGGTTCTCTAAGGTGTGATGTGAATCTCTCCGTTCGTAAAAAAGGTGAGAAAACACTGGGCACAAGAACAGAGATGAAAAACATCAACTCCTTTAGTTTTGCTGTTAAGGCTGCTGAGTACGAAGCCAAACGACAAATCAAAGTTCTGGAATCCGGAGGTACCATTATTCAGGAAACCAGACGTTGGGATGAGGCAAAAGGCATTACCATCTCTATGCGTACAAAAGAAGAAGCCCATGATTACAGATATTTCCCTGAACCGGATTTGATGCCGATTATTACTACCGATGAACAGATTCTTAAATGGAAAGCATCTCTTCCAGTAATGCCGGATGTAAGAAAAGCAAATTATATAAAAGATTACGGATTGGGAAGCAAAGAAGCGGGTATCCTAGTGGCATCAAGAAAAATAGCTGATTTCTTTGAAGCCGGTGCCAGTTGCTCGAAAAATCCAAAAGCGGTCGCCAATTGGATTATCTCTGAAGTCTACAGTCGTTTAAATGAAGATGAAAAAGAACAAGGTCCTATGCCCATAAAGGGAGAAGACCTTGGTACCTTGGTCAATCTGATTGAAGAAGGTACAATTAGTGGGAAGATGGCTAAGACTGTTTTTGAAAAAATGTGGCAAACCGGTAAATCTCCGGCGACCATTGTTGATGAAGAAGGATTGAAGCAAAACAGTGATGAAGACGCTCTTAGAACTATAGCTTCAGATGTGCTTAATAATAATGAAAAAATAGTTGCCGATTATTTGGGTGGTAAAGAAGCTGCTATTCAGTCACTTATGGGGCAAATGATGAAAGCCACTAAAGGTAAGGCTAACCCTAAGATGGTTATTGACTTATTAAAAGAATTACTAGAAGCAATGCGGTAAATAATAGTTGGTGATGAAATAAAAGGTGGACATTCACAAAGATATCGTGAATGTTCACCTTTAATATGTCGCCTAAATTTGGAATCTAAGAATTTAAGAGTTGCCTATAACATGAGGTTTTAGGCGGTCATAATCATCAAAAGCCCTTGACCTTGTGAGATAGATGGCCAGTACAGCTGTCAGATACCGTGTTGTAAAGATGGCAATCATGATGGCAATCTGATATTTAATGGCCGTAATAGGTATTGAACCACCAAGAATCTGTCCGGTCATCATGCCGGGTAAAGAAACCAAGCCAATGGTCTCAATTGAAGCAATGGTTGGGGAGATTGAGCTTTTTAGAGCATGTACAAAATAAGGTTTTAAGGCTTCAGAACGACTGGCAGATAAGGAAAGATTGTAGTAATAGGTTTTTTCACCATCTTTAATCTGCTTATAAAAAGTGTTGATGGCAAGAATGTTCCCACTTAAGCTATTACCAAGCAGCATGCCACCAATAGGAATGAGATACTGAGCATCAAAAACATCCCTTAGGTCCACTATAAAATAATTAAAAAACATCAGTACGAGAAAATGGGGTATGAAAACTGCCAACCAAATATGGAAGCCAAAGGTTTTAATAGACAGCTTAGTTGTTTTTAACATAGAATAGCTGGCAATGGTCATCATAAAAATAATATAGATGACATTAATCCAAGGTGTATTCATATCAAAAAGCCATTGAAGGACCAAACCTATGAGAGAAAGTTGCAAAATCATTCTAAAAATAGCGAAGGCAATCTGACCATTCATCTTAATGGCATAATGAATATTGAAAAGGAAAACAGGTAAAACAAGGAAGAATAGCATATACATATTGGTCGTTTCCATTAAAAAGTCACCTCCCTAAGACTGCTTTCACTTTTCCAAAGGGCATCGTGAGATACAATAATAACTGTAGCATCCAGATTCATGATGTGATTCATAATCAAAGCCTTAAGATCGTGGTCAAGACCTGATGTTATTTCATCCAGTAATAGATAAGGTCTATTAAGTAAAAGGGCAATAATGAGTCCAATACGTTGTCTTTCGCCACCGGAGAATTCTTGGATTTGAGTACTTAGAACTTGGCCATCCAATTGAAAAGTCTTACTTAGCTCGAGGAAATTATCCTTATAATCCTTAATATGATGATTGACCTTATAAGAAAATATCTTGTCCAACAAAGCTTCTGTTGTCAATGAAGGTAGATCTATATCTTGACTGACATAAGCGATTTTTTCACGAATGCTTCTTAGATTATGATGATTCAACGTCATATCATCTACAATAATATCACCGCTG from Petrocella atlantisensis includes:
- a CDS encoding ABC transporter permease, with protein sequence METTNMYMLFFLVLPVFLFNIHYAIKMNGQIAFAIFRMILQLSLIGLVLQWLFDMNTPWINVIYIIFMMTIASYSMLKTTKLSIKTFGFHIWLAVFIPHFLVLMFFNYFIVDLRDVFDAQYLIPIGGMLLGNSLSGNILAINTFYKQIKDGEKTYYYNLSLSASRSEALKPYFVHALKSSISPTIASIETIGLVSLPGMMTGQILGGSIPITAIKYQIAIMIAIFTTRYLTAVLAIYLTRSRAFDDYDRLKPHVIGNS
- the gatA gene encoding Asp-tRNA(Asn)/Glu-tRNA(Gln) amidotransferase subunit GatA, with the translated sequence MLYQKSVSVLQHMLQNKEVSSEEVTQSYLDRIDVVDKKVGAYITVATESALATARSVDEKRNKGEVLSPFAGIPIGIKDNMCTEGLRTTCASKMLDNFIPPFDATIINKIKENDMIILGKLNMDEFAMGSSTENSAYHVTKNPWHLDYVPGGSSGGSAAAVAAELAPFTLGSDTGGSIRQPAHYCGVVGMKPTYGRVSRYGLIAFASSLDQIGPLTRDVSDAALALNLICGHDRMDSSSAFIDTPDFTTYLDQDIKGMRIALPREFMGEGIAEDVKASILSAVKVLENMGAVVDEVHMEMTEYALPSYYLISSAEASSNLARFDGIKYGHQAGDYDTLVELYKQSRDEGFGAEVKRRIMLGTYALSSGYYDAYYKKAQQVRTLIKNQFDLLFAEYDLVLTPTGPTTAFKIGAKINNPIEMYLNDICTVPINIAGLPAISLNSGFDRMGLPIGLQLIGKGFDEGTIIKVAHAYEQARVLDKVRPEL
- the gatC gene encoding Asp-tRNA(Asn)/Glu-tRNA(Gln) amidotransferase subunit GatC, whose translation is MKITREEVEHVAHLARLNLTEDEKIQMTKDMEAIIGFADQINALEIGDVIPTAHVIPINNVFRDDVARPSMDREKLLRNAPNQENGCFSVPKVVE
- a CDS encoding YebC/PmpR family DNA-binding transcriptional regulator, which encodes MSGHSKFANIKHRKEKNDAQKGKIFTKLGREIMVAVKQGGADPENNTRLKEIINKAKSNNMPNDTISRSIKKASGEAGDVNYENITYEGYGPGGVAVMVVCLTDNKNRTAANVRHALSKYGGNLGTTGCVSFMFEKKGQIVIEKSDDIDEDELMMAAIEAGAEDMNTEEEGYEILIEPDMFNEVNDTLSDLGYKFLSAEVTMMPSTMTELGGDEDTKAIEKMLDQLEEDDDVQDVYTNWDR
- a CDS encoding ABC transporter ATP-binding protein, whose product is MIEYIDISKSYGDKELFKNFNLEIKSGEKVLLSASSGSGKTTLIRFLLGFDKPDSGDIIVDDMTLNHHNLRSIREKIAYVSQDIDLPSLTTEALLDKIFSYKVNHHIKDYKDNFLELSKTFQLDGQVLSTQIQEFSGGERQRIGLIIALLLNRPYLLLDEITSGLDHDLKALIMNHIMNLDATVIIVSHDALWKSESSLREVTF
- a CDS encoding ABC transporter permease; protein product: MGLFNNYYMNDIRVMFGRSMRHVFRSMDTIITVSITPIVIMLLFVYVFGGAIQIGTENYIDYLLPGIMLMTIGSGIAYVAYRLFIDKQRGIFERFHSMPIARSTVLWGHVLTSIISNGISVVVIILVALLMGFRSSAGIIEWLSVFGILGIFTLALTWVAVIAGLAAKTPDGAGAFSYPIIFLPFISSAFVPTKMMPTGVRIFAENQPVTPIVEAIRALLSNQQVGSDIWVALAWCVAIIILAYIFAMRLYKRI
- a CDS encoding ABC transporter ATP-binding protein, producing MIRIMTTLLKADTGRVVINGFDVEENPRNIRDSISLTGQFAAIDEILTGRENLEMIAKLRHLENPKEVADGLIHRFGMCEASERRVSTYSGGMKRRIDIAMSLVGNPKIIFLDEPTTGLDPEARLEVWKIIKALSASGTTIFLTTQYLEEAEKLADQIAILHSGKIIVQDTLEGLKKLIPPAKVEYIEKQPTLEEVFLAIIGKKEDN
- the gatB gene encoding Asp-tRNA(Asn)/Glu-tRNA(Gln) amidotransferase subunit GatB, which produces MGYEDYEIVMGLEVHSELKTNTKIFCDCKNEFGGEPNTHCCPICTGMPGTLPVLNGKVVEYAIKAGLATNCKINQFSKQDRKNYFYPDLPKAYQVSQFDLPLCYEGEVEIEVEGEIRKIGITRIHIEEDAGKLNHEIGGTLVDYNRCGIPLIEIVSEPDFRSPVEVGIYMEKLRTILLYADVSDCKMNEGSLRCDVNLSVRKKGEKTLGTRTEMKNINSFSFAVKAAEYEAKRQIKVLESGGTIIQETRRWDEAKGITISMRTKEEAHDYRYFPEPDLMPIITTDEQILKWKASLPVMPDVRKANYIKDYGLGSKEAGILVASRKIADFFEAGASCSKNPKAVANWIISEVYSRLNEDEKEQGPMPIKGEDLGTLVNLIEEGTISGKMAKTVFEKMWQTGKSPATIVDEEGLKQNSDEDALRTIASDVLNNNEKIVADYLGGKEAAIQSLMGQMMKATKGKANPKMVIDLLKELLEAMR
- the ligA gene encoding NAD-dependent DNA ligase LigA, producing the protein MSEIKRMKELVALLSQASKAYYQENREIMSNLEYDQLYDELIALEEKKGLVLTGSPTRQVGYEIVGALPKEAHNSRMLSLDKTKSREDLLAWLGEHKGLLSWKLDGLTLVLTYEDGVLIKGITRGNGIIGEVITNNVRVFDNVPLKINQKGTLVVRGEAVIKYSDFENINALLDEEEQYKNPRNLCSGTVRQLNNAITASRHVNFFAFQLVSGEGLKWDSKSEQLNWLGDLGFDVVPFKKVDHHNLLAELDVFEKEIMDNDFASDGLVLTFDSRAYSESLGVTSKFPRHSIAFKWQDEIKETHLKGVEWRASRTGLINPIALFDPVELEGTTVSRASLHNVSILKQLELGEGDIIKVYKANMIIPQVAGNLTRSNTLEIPKECPICKQTTEIKKVYDVEVLYCNNMACGAKKIKAFAHFVSRDAMNIDGMSEASIEKLVEMGLINTLSDIFELDQHKDLIVNMEGFGEKSYENLMAAIQTSKKVKLENLIYALGIPNVGLNNARLLSRYFDHNIDKIKDADVETLANIEGFGEIIAKSLYDYFHSPSNISVINALLNHIEIEEVEDNNKEQILKDKIFVITGNLETYVNRSALKDEIEALGGKVTGSVTGKTTYLINNDVTSTSGKNKKAKELGVSIINEMDYKKLIKEI